GCGGCGGCGCCGTCGCCGACGGGCGGGCAGTCGCCGGTGCGCAGCGGGCGTACGACGTAGTCGCCCTGCGGGACACGTCCTTTGAGCTGGGCGTACGGGTTGGCGGCGGCGTCGGCCCTGCTGCGGGCGCCGACGGCGGCCAGCGCGGCTTCGTCGGTGTGTCCGGCGTCCATGAGCGCCTGCGCCTGGAGGGCGGCGAGGGCTACGGAGTCGGGCCACAGAGGGGCGACGTAGTACGGGTCGAGCTGGCGGGTGAGGACGTCCCGTACCGAGCCGGGTGAGCACTTGCCGTAGGAGTAGACGAGCGCGGTGTCGGTGTCCTCGGTGAGGAGTTTGGTCCATGCCTCGTACAGCGCCCAGGCGCCGTCCATCTCGACGTGCGACTCGGAGATGGGCGGCCAGGCGCCGACGCCGTCGAGGGCGAGGGTGAAGGAGAAGGCGCGGCCGGCCAGGTAGTCGCTGGAGCCGGAGCAGGTGAAGCCGATGTCGGCGGTCTTCAGGCCGGTGCGTGCCAGGACCTCGTGCAGGACCGGCATCAGCATCTCGACCTCGGAGGAGTCCTCGGTGGAGCGCCGGTGGCCGGTCTGGGCGAAGGCGACGACGGCGATGTCCCGGGGGCCGGGCGTGTTTCGGCCGGTCACAGCAGCTCCTTGTACGTCTCGTAGGGGGCGTCGGGTTCGCCGCTGGGCCGGTAGTGGTCGGGGTGGCGGGCCCCCTCGGTCCACACCGGCTCCACCCGCAGGCCCATGCGGACCCGGTCGTAGGGGATGCCGCCGATCCGGGCGTGCAGGGCGAGGTCGGCGCCGTCCAGGGCGATGTGGGCGTAGACGTACGGCACCTCGATGTCGAGGTTCTTCGCCTTGATGTTGACGATGCAGAAGGTGGTGACCGTGCCCCGGGGACCCACCTCGACCTGTTCCGCTGTGGCGACGCCACATGTGGGGCACGCACCCCTGGGCGGGACGTACACCTTGCGGCAGGAGGGGCAGCGTTCGCCGACGATGCGCCGGGCGCTGAGGGCGTCGATGTAGGCGGACTGGGCGCGGCCGGGCGAGTAGGTGTAGTCGAGGCGGGCGGGGGTGACGATGCCGGTGAGCGGCTGCTCGAAGGCGCCGGTGTGGCCGCCCGGTCGTACGGGTTCGCCGTCGTGGGGCTCGAAGCAGGCGATGTCGGTGATGGCGCCGGTGCGTTCCGCCGCCCAGCGGACGCGCACCCGCATGCCGGTGCGGACCGCGTCGGGGCCGGGGGCGTCGAGGGCGTGCAGCAGGGCGGTGTCGGCGCCGTCGAGACGGACCAGGACCCAGGCGAAGGGGGTGGTGAGGGGCTGGCCGCGGCGGGGGGCGTGGTTCCAGGCCCAGGTGGTGACGGTGCCGGTGGGGGCGACCTCCACCAGCTCGCGCAGTTCGGCGGCGGTGACGGGGTCGTACTCGACAGGCGGGACGAGGGTGCGGCCGTCGGTGGTGCGTACGCCGAGGACGACGCGTTCGCGCAGGCCGGTGAGGAAGGCGCTCTGGACGGGGCCGAGGGAGCGGGTGAACGGGAACTCCACGACGAGCGGCGCGGAGAGGACTTCGGGCATGGGGGCTCCTCGGGTCAGGCGCGTTTGTAGACGGGGGGCCGCTTCTCGGCGAAGGCGCGGGCGCCCTCCTTGGCGTCGGCCGTGTCGAAGACGGGCATACCGCGGGCGAGTTCGGCGGCGAGCCCGTCGGCCTCGGTCATCTCCGCCGTCTCGTACACGGACGCCTTGACGGCCTCCACGGCGAGCGGGGCGCAGGCGTTGACCTGCTCGGCGATCTCCAGGGCCTTGGCGAGGGCGGTGCCGTCGGGCACGACATGGCCGATCAGGCCGATGCCTGCGGCTTCCCGGGCGGTGTAGGGGCGTCCGGTGAGCAGCATCTCCAGGGCGTGGGTGCGCGGGATCTGGCGCTGGAGGCGGACGGTGGAGCCGCCGATGGGGAACAGGCCGCGGCGCACCTCGAACAGGCCGAAGGTCGCGGATTCGCCGGCCACCCGGATGTCGGTGCCCTGGAGGATCTCGGTGCCGCCCGCGACGCAGTGGCCCTCGACGGCGGCGATCACCGGTTTGCGCGGGCGGTGGTGGCGCAGCATCGCCTTCCAGTGCAGGTCGGGATCGGCCTCCAGCCGGTCGCGGTAGTGCTGTCCGGCCATGCCGTTCCCGGCCAGCGCCTTCAGGTCCATCCCGGCGCAGAAGACGCCCTGGGCGCCGGTGAGCACGATGGAGCGGACCGTGTCGTCGGCGTCGGCCTCCAGCCAGCCGTCGTACAGGCCGACGAGCATCGCGAGGGACAGCGCGTTGCGGGCGTCGGGCCGGTTGAGCGTGAGCACCAGGGTGGCGCCCTCGCGCCGCACGGTGAGGTGTTCGGTACCGGTCATGGGCCAACTCCCCTCGGTCAGAACGAGAACAGGTTGCAGTAGGCGGGGAGGCACTTCAAGGGTTTTCTGACAGCCAGTCAGATTCTTTGTCGGCGGGCCTTCACAGTTGCGCCGCCCTTTGCTCTGATGACCGGCGAGCCGGCGGATGCCGGGCACGGGCGCCCGGGGTCAGGAGGAGCGGTGGAGTACAACCTTGCCGATCTGTTCGAGTCGGTCGTCGACGCGGTGCCGGACCGCGAGGCGCTGGTCTGCCTCGACCACCCCGGCACGGGTGCGGAACGCAGGCTGACGTACGCCGCACTGGACGCCGCCGCCAACCGCGTCGCGCACCATCTGGCCGACAGCGGCATACGCCCCGGGGAGCACCTCGGCCTCCATCTGTACAACGGGGTCGAATACCTGCAGACGGTACTGGCCTGCCTGAAGGCCAGGATCGTCCCGGTGAACGTCAACTACCGCTATGTCGAGGACGAGTTGGCGTACCTCTACCGGGACGCGGACCTGGTCGCGCTGGTCTTCGACGGGGAGTTCGAGGACCGGGTGGCGGGGGTGCTGCCGCGGGCGCCGGGGCTGCGGCATCTGCTGCGGGTGGGGGAGGGGACGGGCGGGGTGCCGGGTGCGGTGCCGTTCGCCCGGGCCGAGGCGTCCGGGTCGCCCGGGCGCGATTTCCCCGCCCGCTCCGGTGACGACCTGTTCATCATCTACACCGGTGGCACCACGGGCATGCCCAAGGGGGTGATGTGGCGTCAGGAGGACCTGTTCTTCGCCGGACTGGGCGGCGGGGCGCCGACCGGGGAGCCGGTGAGGGCACCGGAGGAACTGGCCGGACGGGTCGCCGCGGGCGGCGCCGGCATCACCTTCTTCCCCACTCCCCCGCTGATGCACGGCACGTCGACGCTCACCGCTTTCATCGGGTTCGACTTCGGCCAACGCGTCGTACTGCACCGCAAGTTCGCCCCCCAGGAGGTGCTGCGGACCGTACAGCGGGAGCGGGTCACCAGCATGTCGCTGGTCGGTGACGCGATGCTCCGCCCGCTGCTCGACGCGCTCGCCGGGCCGCTGAAGGGCACCGACTGCTCGTCCCTGTTCAGCGTCTCCTCCTCGGGTGCGATCCTGTCGGAGACGGTCCGCCGGCAGTTCCGCGAACTGCTGCCGCACACCCTGCTGCTGAACAACTTCGGTTCCTCCGAGTCCGGCTTCAACGGCACCGCCACCGAGGACGCGGGGCCCGGGCGGGGCTTGCGCCTGCGGGTCAACTCCCGTACCCGGGTGGTGGATCCGGTGACGCGCGAACCGGTCGCAGCCGGGGCCACCGGCCGGATCGCGCAGTGCGGGCACGTGCCGCTCGGCTACTACAACGACCCGGCGGCATCGGCGGAGACGTTCTTCGAACGGGACGGGCAGCGCTGGGTGCTGCTCGGCGACATGGCGACCGTCGACGCGGACGGCGTGGTCACCGTGCTGGGCCGGGGCTCCCAGTGCATCAACACCGGCGGCGAGAAGGTGTACCCGGAGGAGGTCGAGCAGGCCCTCAAGGCGCATCCGGACGTGTACGACGCGCTGGTGGCCGGCGTGCCGGACGCCCACTGGGGCAACCACGTCGCGGCCGTGGTCCAGCTGCGCGCGGGCGCGCCGCGCCCCTCGCTGGCCGACATCCAGCGCCACTGCCGCACCCGCCTGGCCGGCTACAAGGTGCCACGCCAACTGGTGATCGCGGACACCATCCGGCGCTCCCCGAGCGGCAAGGCCGACTACCGGTGGGCCCGGGAGGTGGCCACGGCGGCAAAGTCGCCATGACCGGCGGGGCCGTGCC
This sequence is a window from Streptomyces rubradiris. Protein-coding genes within it:
- a CDS encoding thiolase domain-containing protein — protein: MTGRNTPGPRDIAVVAFAQTGHRRSTEDSSEVEMLMPVLHEVLARTGLKTADIGFTCSGSSDYLAGRAFSFTLALDGVGAWPPISESHVEMDGAWALYEAWTKLLTEDTDTALVYSYGKCSPGSVRDVLTRQLDPYYVAPLWPDSVALAALQAQALMDAGHTDEAALAAVGARSRADAAANPYAQLKGRVPQGDYVVRPLRTGDCPPVGDGAAAVLLAAGDRARDLCERPAWIRGIDHRVEAHSLGVRDLTDSPSTRLAAERAGAFERPVDTAELHAPFSSQEVVLRRALRLDDSVRVNPSGGALAANPVMAAGLVRIGEAAARVHRGDSDRALAHATSGPCLQQNLVAVLEGDPR
- a CDS encoding Zn-ribbon domain-containing OB-fold protein; protein product: MPEVLSAPLVVEFPFTRSLGPVQSAFLTGLRERVVLGVRTTDGRTLVPPVEYDPVTAAELRELVEVAPTGTVTTWAWNHAPRRGQPLTTPFAWVLVRLDGADTALLHALDAPGPDAVRTGMRVRVRWAAERTGAITDIACFEPHDGEPVRPGGHTGAFEQPLTGIVTPARLDYTYSPGRAQSAYIDALSARRIVGERCPSCRKVYVPPRGACPTCGVATAEQVEVGPRGTVTTFCIVNIKAKNLDIEVPYVYAHIALDGADLALHARIGGIPYDRVRMGLRVEPVWTEGARHPDHYRPSGEPDAPYETYKELL
- a CDS encoding crotonase/enoyl-CoA hydratase family protein, whose translation is MTGTEHLTVRREGATLVLTLNRPDARNALSLAMLVGLYDGWLEADADDTVRSIVLTGAQGVFCAGMDLKALAGNGMAGQHYRDRLEADPDLHWKAMLRHHRPRKPVIAAVEGHCVAGGTEILQGTDIRVAGESATFGLFEVRRGLFPIGGSTVRLQRQIPRTHALEMLLTGRPYTAREAAGIGLIGHVVPDGTALAKALEIAEQVNACAPLAVEAVKASVYETAEMTEADGLAAELARGMPVFDTADAKEGARAFAEKRPPVYKRA
- a CDS encoding acyl-CoA synthetase, which produces MEYNLADLFESVVDAVPDREALVCLDHPGTGAERRLTYAALDAAANRVAHHLADSGIRPGEHLGLHLYNGVEYLQTVLACLKARIVPVNVNYRYVEDELAYLYRDADLVALVFDGEFEDRVAGVLPRAPGLRHLLRVGEGTGGVPGAVPFARAEASGSPGRDFPARSGDDLFIIYTGGTTGMPKGVMWRQEDLFFAGLGGGAPTGEPVRAPEELAGRVAAGGAGITFFPTPPLMHGTSTLTAFIGFDFGQRVVLHRKFAPQEVLRTVQRERVTSMSLVGDAMLRPLLDALAGPLKGTDCSSLFSVSSSGAILSETVRRQFRELLPHTLLLNNFGSSESGFNGTATEDAGPGRGLRLRVNSRTRVVDPVTREPVAAGATGRIAQCGHVPLGYYNDPAASAETFFERDGQRWVLLGDMATVDADGVVTVLGRGSQCINTGGEKVYPEEVEQALKAHPDVYDALVAGVPDAHWGNHVAAVVQLRAGAPRPSLADIQRHCRTRLAGYKVPRQLVIADTIRRSPSGKADYRWAREVATAAKSP